The following is a genomic window from Vibrio cyclitrophicus.
CATAGGTAAAAAATACAACGCACTGAGTTGAAAACCAAGAATGGCCAATGCACCTATAGTTAATCTCACTAAAAAATCGACAAACATACCACGCCTCTTTTAACCAGACAGTATGATCCCCAAACTCTTGCTCCTGCTAACCTAATTCTACTGCTGCCAATCAATTAATTGATAAGGCTAGATAACCAGTTGAATTACGTTAACGGTGTCGTCCTTTACATCTGGTAAACACTTTAATTTACTGTTCCGCTCTATACGGTCCAATTCGAAGCAAGGTAGTTTACTTATCGTTCAGTTTAGCTCAAATTATCACCAACATTAGACTTTAGTCTAACTGTAAGGATTTCGTGACACAGATCGCTCAAAAGTGAGATTCATAGAAATAGCACCTACCAAAGTGCTGGTTATGACGAGAAAAAGTCGAGTTAAAGTTGGGATCAAAGCGTGGATCTCATGTAGGGTTTAAGAGCGGCGTTAAGGCGTTAGACAGATCGAGAGTAGGCGATTATCTACTTGTTTGGTCTACTGAACCAATAAGATAACTACGCCACATCAGCATGACTTGGACACATTGAAACAGTATTACGCCCAGACGATTTTGAGTCATAAAGCCCGACATCAGCGCATTTATATGAACGAGTGCTGTTACTCGTTAAATCCGTAAAGCCAACGCTCACTGTCACTTTAGTACCAACAGACAGTTCTATCTCTATTCGCAAGCGATCCAATACACGTTGAGCTTCAGATAATGAAGTGTGTGGCATCAGAAGGGCAAACTCTTCACCACCGACCCTAGCAACAAAGTCAGTACTACGAAGACTGTCTTGCAGAATCTTAGCAACACAAGCAATCACACGGTCACCTTCATCATGGCCAAGCTCGTCGTTAATTCGCTTAAAGTTATCGATATCGACTAAGGCTAAACAAGTGGTCGCTTCATTAGGGTAACGCTCGACCAAACGAGAATAATACGCGAGCTGTTCTTCGAACTTACGTCGGTTCCAAAGGTTACTCAAAGAGTCTCTCTCACTGAGTACACGCAAACGCACTTCAAGCTCTTTTCTGACAGAAATATCGACTAAGGAAGTAATATAATAGCTGACCTTTCCAGAGCTATTTTTAACCGCTTGGACTCTCATGATCGCGGTGAAAGGAATACGCAGTTTGTTCTTACACTCTACTTCACCTTCCCAGACTTCTTCTTGCTCTAAATGACTCCAGATATCAGAACTTGAGAGCACTTGGTCGGTATTCTCAAGCAATAGCTGCAATGCATTCTTTCCGATAACTTGAGTTTTGCTGTACCCAGTCATGTTCTCAAATTCGTTATTGATCATCATAGTACGGTGGTGCCTATCTGAGATCATCACAGCGGACATACCATTCAAAGCGGCGCGCGCCAACTTACTCTCTAAACTACGACGTCGATAATGAGTCACTAAATAAGCAAACGGGAACGCAAAAACCAGTACCGTCAGTAACACAAACACCTCTTCTTGAGAGAGGTCACTTAGGCTTTGTTCAGCCCTATCTATCAATTGCTTCTGATCAAGATGGATCAGTAGATGGATTTTTTGATTATTGGCGAGCATAACGGTGTTAAACGCAAACAAATTACCATCTTCGAAAACGTACCCTATCTGATCGCTACTGATTGCTTGCCACGTTTTCGGGGCAATATTTTTCAGGTTGTGCCCTTTCCTTTCAGAAATAGCATCACCAAATAGCTTATTACTATTGCTGCTTGCGATGTAGTAGCCCGCCTCATTAATGACTTCGGCTCTTAAGTCATTGTCTGGTGAAAAACTAAGACGTGACGATAATCCCCATACATCGAGGTTGATAACAAGATAGCCAACTCGCTTCTCTGGTGTTTCCACAGGCGTAAATACGCGGATTACTGGCATATAAGGGAAAGTTAGCTCACCGTGCTCCGTTTCAAGCTCAATTCC
Proteins encoded in this region:
- a CDS encoding sensor domain-containing diguanylate cyclase, encoding MRNKKSIITLLIISITLCSAVALYYLQRYKEVKQQSFDYSAKQAVHQLVYAKRDYALLKTQLVSVMGLLSQSQSLVNFAESPSERTKDLLEEVWQSVLVNQKWYTQIHLLDITGKELVRVNYSSDTGKVTIPEELQNKSDSSYFQHAQNLEAEQIGGWGIELETEHGELTFPYMPVIRVFTPVETPEKRVGYLVINLDVWGLSSRLSFSPDNDLRAEVINEAGYYIASSNSNKLFGDAISERKGHNLKNIAPKTWQAISSDQIGYVFEDGNLFAFNTVMLANNQKIHLLIHLDQKQLIDRAEQSLSDLSQEEVFVLLTVLVFAFPFAYLVTHYRRRSLESKLARAALNGMSAVMISDRHHRTMMINNEFENMTGYSKTQVIGKNALQLLLENTDQVLSSSDIWSHLEQEEVWEGEVECKNKLRIPFTAIMRVQAVKNSSGKVSYYITSLVDISVRKELEVRLRVLSERDSLSNLWNRRKFEEQLAYYSRLVERYPNEATTCLALVDIDNFKRINDELGHDEGDRVIACVAKILQDSLRSTDFVARVGGEEFALLMPHTSLSEAQRVLDRLRIEIELSVGTKVTVSVGFTDLTSNSTRSYKCADVGLYDSKSSGRNTVSMCPSHADVA